A segment of the Desulfofundulus kuznetsovii DSM 6115 genome:
GGAGCATTGTCCTGGTCGACGGACAAAATGGTGGCCACCACCTGCACCTCGTTGCGGCAGCCCTTGGGGAAGAGGGGCCGTATGGGCCGGTCAATCAATCGTCCGGAAAGAATAGCCTTTTCGCTGGGACGGCCCTCACGCTTAATGAAACCGCCGGGGATTTTTCCCACTGCATACAGCCTTTCCTCGTAATCCACCGTGAGAGGGAAGAAATCAATCCCCTCCCGCACCGTTTTGGACATGGTAGCTGTAACCAGCACCACCGTATCGCCGTAGCGTACCAGGACTGCCCCACCGGCCTGCCCGGCTACCCGGCCTGTTTCCAGCTTCAGGCAGCGGCCGCCGATTTCAATTTCTTTAATTAAAATAGGTTTTTCTGACATGTAAAGCTACCTAACCTCCTGTTTAACCTACCTAAATTTTCATAAATGATACTTCTTCTACATAATAAATATTATTTCCTGCTGACGAAGTAAAAAATACTACTCTTCCCCGGGGGGCAAACGAAGCCCGCCAGGCCTATAGTGAAAAAAGGCGGGTTAGCACCCCGCCCTTCTTACTTCCGCAGGCCCAGTTTTTCAATCAGTGCCCGGTAGCGGTCGAAATTCCTGTCCTTTAGATAGTTGAGCAAGGCCCGCCTCTGGCCGACCATTTTTAACAGACCGCGCCGGGAATGGTGATCTTTCTTATGAACCCGCAGGTGCTCAGTCAGGCTGTTAATCCGTTCGGTCAGGATGGCAATCTGCACTTCCGGAGACCCGGTGTCGGTTTCATGCAGTCTGTGTTCGGCAATGAGGGCCTGTTTCTTTTCAGACGTCAGCGCCACCGAGAAGTCACCTCCTCCTTAACTGTAATCGCTGCTGGCCAAGCTAACCGCCGGAGAAACGAGTTCCCTAGCCAACAGTTCACGGGAAATTTATTTCCCGATTATAGTAATCACCAGGCGTCCGCCTGGGATATCTTTGGCCACAATATCAAAAACCCGGCCCGACCGGGCTATAAAGCCGCGAAAGCGTGTTGCTGTAGGAATACGCCCGGGAATGTTACTTGCGGCTACCGTTATATCGGCTATGGTGATGCCTTCCTGCCGCAAATCCTTGAGGCGCTTTTTGGCGTGCTCGGTAATAATAATCCGCATGGCCCAATTGTAACTATAAGGTCCCGGACTGGCAAATCCGGTTATCCTCTTCCTGTGCGACAAAGGCGTACAACGCGTCCACAAAGGCTGCAAGTGTGTAATTCTCTACCTCGGACTGGCGATAAATTTGCTCCAGTTCCTTTTTGAGTTCCTGAAATTCCTCGCTCAAACAAATTAGGGCGATATGATTGAGCCATTTTTTGATCTCCTCGTCAGGAGAATCCAACCTGGGAACCCCCATTTAAAAAGTCTCCCTTCCCCATACACGGGAGGCTTAGCGGTTTTATTTTAGCACAATCCCGGAAAGAAGTAAACTTTACTTGTATTTATATGACCTTTGTTCCCCGCCGTATTCCATCCTGGCCTGGTGGATGTCTTTCTGGATCTGGGCTACCAGCTCGGCCACGGAGGCAAACCGTCTCTCTTCCCGCAGGCGGCGCCTGAAGCGCACGAGAATCCAGCACCCGTAAAGATCACCCTGAAAGTCGAGCAGGTGCACCTCGATGTTGGGCCGGGCGTTTTTAGCGTTAAAGGTGGGTTTAGTCCCGATATTGGCTACACCCAGGAAGCGGTCACCATCTACCTCCACCTCCACCGAGTACACCCCGTTGGCCGGTATCAAAAGCCCCTCCTCGGGATTTAAATTGGCGGTGGGAAAACCCAGAGTTGCCCCCCGCCGGTCTCCGGTGACCACCTGGCCTTCCACAAAGGGATAGTAACCCATGAAGCGGGCGGCCTTTGTAACTTCCCCGGCCAGCAACAGGCTGCGGATCAGCGTGCTGCTCACCACCTGGCCGTCCACAGTTACCGGAGGCACCACATGTACCTCGAACCCGTATTTGTGGCTGTATTCTTTTAAAAGTTCGGGAGTACCCTCCCCCCGGTAGCCGAAGGTATAGTTATAACCCACGAAAACGGCTTCTACACCCAATCCCCGGAACAATACTTCTTCAATAAACTCCCGCGGGCCAATCCGGGCAAACCCGGCAGTAAAGGGAACGCGCAGCAAAACTTCCACGCCCAGGCGGCACATGATCCTCTCCTTGGCGCGGGGGGTAAGCAGCAAAGGGGGGGCATGTTCCGGATCTAACACCGCCAGGGGATGAGGATGAAAGGTGAAAACTGCCGGCGTAGCTTTCCTTTCACGAGCTGCGGCCACCATTTTGCAAATCAACTGCCGGTGTCCCAGGTGTACTCCATCGAAGTTCCCCAGGCCGACCATCAAATTTGCATATTGATTTCGTATTCCTTCCCATGTTTCGTAAACTTTCACAGTGCATCAAGCCCCCTGGCAACATATACGTAATAAGTAATTAAATCAATACCCTTATAGGTTTAAACTGGTAGTAACCCGGCCGTTTCGGATCGGCCACCGGCCTGGCCACAGCCAAAACAGCCCGGCCAGTACACAGTCTGACCAGCTGGCCTTCCTGCAAAAAATCTGGTGCTGCAGCCACACCCGGCCAGTATAAAGGGCTGCCGGACTTAACCCGGTCCACTGCCCCCGAGCGGACATATATGGGGGGCAAGTGCTCCAGCGCCTGCTCCAACCTGACCAGCTTACCGGAAAGCCTGCCCTGCCGGGCAAATTCCTCCACTTCTTCCAGGGTAAGTGCTTCATCCAGGGAAAAAACGCCCGCCCTGGTGCGTAAAAGAAAACTCATATACGCCCCGCATCCCAGTAGTTGTCCCAAATCGGTGCATAATGTGCGTATGTATGTTCCGGCTGAACAGGCCACGTCTACCAGGGCCCGGGGGTGAGGCGTACCTGCGCGATCCATGCGTACCAACCGCAGGGAATAAATATTTACCCGTCGAGGCTGTCGTTTCACCTCTATTCCCTGCCTTGCCAGCTCATAAAGCTTTTTCCCCTGGTGACGAACCGCCGAAGTCATGGGCGGAACCTGCATGATTTCGCCCACAAAGGCCCTTAAGGCTTCTTCTAACGCCCCGCTGGTTAGTGATGCGGCATCGCCCCGGTAAACTATTTCCCCAAAGGCGTCGCCGGTGGAAGTGGTCCGGCCGAAGGTAATTTCCACCCGGTACTCCTTATCACCGGGAAGAAACTGGATTACCCGGGTGGCCCGTCCTACGCATACCGGCAACACCCCCGCCGCCCCTGGGTCCAGGGTGCCGGTATGACCCGTCTTCCCACCACCCATTAAGCGCCGGATAAAGGCCACCACATCATGGGAAGTCATCCCGGGCGGCTTTAAAATGTTCAGAATACCATCCATATTAATCCTCCTGCATCGCTTTCAGGACGGCCTCCACCACCCTTTTGGTGATCACCCCTCCTTCTCCTTCCACCACCGCTCCTGCAGCCCGGAGGTGGCCCCCACCGTTAAACTGGGAAGCTACGCGCTGTACATCCACCCGCCCCCGGGAGCGAAAACCTACCTTCCAGCGGCCGGGAACAATTTCCCGGAACAACAGGGCCACCTCCACCCCGCGCAGGGAACGCACATAGTCAATGAGCCCATCGGTATGTTCTTCCTGGGCTCCCAAACTGTCCAGTGTTTCGCGGGTAACGATCATCCAGCCTACCCGCCCACAGGGAGTAAGGTCCAGCGTCTGCAGGGCCGCCTGGAGAACCCGCAGGTGTAAAAGGGATTTCTGTTCAAAAAGCAATACATTCAGCCGGGCGGCATCAACCCCTTCTTCCATGAGCCTGGCCACCCGGCGGTGGGTGAGGGGAGTCGTGTTCTGGTAACGAAAGGAACCGGTATCGGTAACAATGGCCGTATAAAGGCAGCTGGCTATCTCCACCTGCGGAGGTACCTGCAGCAAGTCTAAAAGGTCCTGGATAATCTCACCGGTTGCCGCCGCCTTTGGATCGACATAGACATGGTGACCAAAATCGTGTTTGCCCACGTGATGGTCAATGATACAGACCACCAAATCGCGAAAAAGCAGCTCCTTTAAAGGCCCCAGGCGGTCGGGTACGGAACTATCCAGGACCACAAAGGTATCATAATTCCCCTTCAAGGCCTGCTCCCCGATGAGAAAGCGGTCCGCCCCGGGAAGAAAGTGATATAGCTCGGGCAGGGGATCGGGACTGGCCAGGGTTACTTCCTTGCCCAATTTTAAAAGACCGAGGCCAAGGGCCGTTACCGAACCCAGGCAGTCCCCGTCGGGCATGACGTGCCCGCTTAAAACTACCCGCCTGGACTTTTTAAGGCATTCCGCTATTGTACCCAGGCTAGTCATCACCCGCGGCACCCCGTTCTTTCACATCATGCAGCAACTCCATCACCCGGATACCCCGCTGGATGGAAGGATCGAGCTTAAAGGAAATTTCCGGGGCATACCTCAAGCGGATCCGCCGCCCCAGTTCACTGCGCACGTAACCCCGGGCGCGATTCAAGGCTTCAAGGGAAGCTTTAGCCTCCTCCTCCGAACCCAGGACACTGAAAAAGATCCTGGCATAGCGCAGGTCAGTCGACACCTCGACCCCGGTAATGGTGACAAAACCGATGCGAGGATCCTTGAGCTCATCCCGTAGCATGTCCGATACTTCTTTCTTAATTATTTCGGCCAACCGTTCCGGACGATAGGGCACAATCCGCACCTCCCCCTTCACCCTGCTAGGCCAGTTCCCTTTTTACCGCTTCCGTGGTGAAGGCCTCGATTATATCGCCCTCCCTGATCTCATTATACTTTTCCAGGGCAAGGCCGCACTCGTAGCCCTGCATCACTTCCCGGACGTCATCCTTGAACCGTTTTAAGGAATCCAGCTTGCCTTCATAAACAACCACGCCGTCCCGGATGACTCTGACGCCCGCATCCCGGACAATTTTGCCATCAGTCACATAACAGCCGGCAATGGTGCCCACTTTGGAAATCTTAAAGGTTTTCCGTACTTCGGCCCGGCCAAGGATCACTTCCCGGTACTCGGGCTCCAAAAGACCGCTCATGGCCGCCTTGACGTCTTCGATGGCATCGTAAATTACCCGGTAGAGGCGGATATCCACCTTTTCTTTCTCGGCCACGCGGCGGGCGTTAACATCGGGACGTACGTTAAAGCCGATGATGATGGCGTTGGAAGCCGAAGCAAGCATGATGTCCGTTTCGGTGATTGCCCCCACGCCCTGGTGGATGATATTTACCTTTACTTCTTCCGTGGACAAACGCTCCAGGGCCTGTTTCAACGCCTCGGCCGAACCCTGTACGTCGGCCTTGATGATCACCCGCAGTTCCTTAACCTGGCCTTCTTTTATTTGGTTAAAGAGGTCGTCTAAGGAAACCCGGGGCATGGCGGCTTTAAATTCCTCTTCGCGCTTGCGGCTGGCCCGTTTTTCGGCTATTTGACGGGCGGTCTTTTCATCGGGCACTACAAAGAACTGGTCGCCGGCATGGGGTACTTCCGAAAAACCAAGGACCTCTACCGGCGTGGAAGGACCCGCCTTTTTCACCCGCCGGCCTTTATAGTCCATCATGGCCCGCACCCGCGCCCATGTCGTACCCGCGACCAGGTTGTCGCCCACCGAGAGCGTGCCGTTTTGCACCAGCACCGTGGCCACCGGACCCCGCCCCTTGTCCAGTTCGGCCTCAATCACCGTTCCCCTGGCGGGACGGTTGGGATTGGCTTTCAGTTCCTGCATTTCAGCCACCAGCAGGATCATTTCCAGGAGATCTTCCAACCCCTGGCGGGTCTTGGCGCTGACGGGAACCATCACCGTATCGCCGCCCCATTCCTCAGCCACCAGACCGTACTCGGTGAGCTGCTGTTTAACCCGGTCGGGGTTGGCATCGGGCCGGTCGATCTTGTTGATGGCCACTATAATGGGTACGCCGGCAGCTTTGGCGTGGTTGATGGCTTCCACGGTTTGGGGCATTACCCCGTCGTCTGCCGCCACCACTAAAATGGCGATATCCGTGACCTTGGCCCCCCGGGCACGCATAGCGGTAAAAGCTTCATGACCCGGGGTATCCAGAAAGGTAATTTTTTTGTTATTATGCTCCACCTGGTAAGCACCGATATGCTGGGTAATCCCACCGGCTTCTGTGGCGGTAACATTGGTCTCGCGAATGGCGTCCAAAAGGGAAGTTTTCCCGTGGTCCACGTGGCCCATAACCGTGACCACACAGGGGCGCGGCTGTAGATCGGCGGGATCATCTTCCGGCTCCTGCATGAAGAGAGCCTCCACATCCTGTTCCACCTTGACTTCCACTTCAAAGCCAAATTCCTGGGCCAGGATAGTGGCGGTATCGGCATCAATTTCCTGGTTGATGGTGGCCAGCACACCCAGCATCATCAGTTTCTTAATTACCTCGGCCGGGCTCTTCTTCATTTTTTCGGCCAGTTCCTTCACCGTGATGGATTCGCCAATAACAATGGGCTTTTTCTCCGCCACAGGTTTGGGTTCCGGCTCCCTGGGCGCCGTTTTCTTTTTCTGGCTGGTCAGGGGCCGCAACTTGCGGTCGGCCAGCGTTTCATTCAGGAGCTCTTTCCTGTCCCGAACCCGGGCAGTATGTTGTTTTTCCTGTTTCTTCTCCCCCCGGCTTTTATCGGACCGCACTTTTTCGCTAACGGCCTTAATTTCCTGCGGGACTTTGGGTACCTTTAAATGTTCAGGCTTTGTTTTGGCCGGCTGGCGCCCGGCAGCTTCACCCTGGGAAGGGGCGGCCTGAGCCTTTCTTTCGGCAGGCGTTCTGCCGCGGGCAGCAGGCTGCTGCACCCTGTTGGTGGGCTGCTGAGCCTGTTGGGGTTGCTGGGCCTGTACCCTTGGCTGGGGTTGGGGCGGTTCCACCTTCAACGGGCGCTCCTGAAAACGCCGGTCCGGAGGACGGGAGGGTACCCGGTCCACCAGCCCCGGCCCGCGGTCATAGCGCCGGGCGTCCTGCTGGTGCCGGGGGCGTTCCGAATGCCGTTTTTTCTGGTTGTTTTTGCCCTCCTTAGGTTTATCCGTCCTGGCCTGCGCCTGGGCTGCCGGTGCCTTGGCCTGCTGGTTTACACCTTTAGCGTTCACCACTTTTTCATTCCCGCCCTTTAACTCGGCCAGCACCCGCTCTACCTCCGCATCCTGCAGGGTAGAGAGGGGCGATTTCACTGAAATGCCCATACTACCAAGCTTTTGCATCAGTTCCTTACTTTCTATGTCCAGTTCTTTGGCCAGTTCGTGTACTCGTTTTTTGACCATGCAAACACCTCCAGAGTGGGTGGCTGGTGGTTAGTCATCAGTCGTCAGTTGCAGCTGTCAGTCGCCACCAACCACCAACGACCAACAACTAACGACTAGCCACTATCTCCCCTTTCTAAATGTTTTAAAATCCCTTGGGAAAAGTTTTCATCGGTAATAGCCATGACGGCACAGGTGGCCCGGTTCATGATACGACCCAATTCTTCTTTTAGCCCCCAGGTAACCACGGGAACCCCCATGGAACGGCTCCAAAACAAAAAGGTCCTTTTGGTACGCCTGGAAGCATTGGTGGCCAGGAGCACCAGTTTGGCGCAACCACGCTGGATGGCGGCACGTACCGCCCTATCCCCCCCAACGACGCGCCCGGCACGCCGGGCCAGAAAAAGCATCTGCGTTACTCCCCCGCCCCTCATTCCTGCAATCCCTCGGCCAGGGACTGGATAATTTCCGGAGCAACGGGGCGCTGCAGAGCCTTCTCCAGCCGCTTGCCTTTAACGGCCTTCTGCAAACACTCCCGCCGGGGGCAGATGTAGGCTCCGCGCCCGGAACGCTTGCCTGTAGGATCAATTTCAACGGTGTCCTGGGGAGTACGCACCACCCGGATTAGCTCTTTCTTTGGCCTCATCTCCTGGCAGCCCACACACATCCGCAAAGGCACCTTTTTTACCCTGGGCAAATGGATCACCTTCCTCATGCCCTAATTTACAGGACAGTGTCATCACCATAGTACTCCCTGTACTCCTGGGCGTATATCTCCTGCATCTGGGATTCGCTCTTGATATCTATCTTCCACCCGGTGAGCTTGGCTGCCAGGCGGGCATTCTGACCCTCCTTGCCAATGGCCAGGGAAAGCTGGTAATCCGGCACAATCACCCGGGCAATTTTTTCTTCCTCCCAGATCTCCACCGCCACCACTTTGGCCGGGCTCAGGGCCGCGGCCACAAATTTAGAAGGATCGGGATTCCACTTAATTACGTCAATTTTTTCCCCGTTTAGCTCGTTAACAATGGCCTGGATACGCACGCCCTTGGGGCCCACACATGCTCCCACCGGATCGACTTTTTCTTCCCGGGAATAAACGGCGATTTTGGACCGGTAGCCGGCTTCCCGGGCAATAGCCTTCAACTCCACCAGGCCTTCCTGGAGCTCCGGCACCTCCAGTTCTAAAAGCCGTTTCAACAGGCCCGGATGGGTACGGGAAACCAGTATTTGCGGCCCCTTGGTAGTCTTGCGTACTTCCACCACGTAGGTTTTAATCCGGTTTCCGGAGCGGTATTCTTCCCCGGGCATCTGTTCCGGCGGGGTTAAAATGGCTTCCGTCCGGCCCAGGCTGATGTAGACATTCTTTTGTTCCACCCGCTGGATAATCCCGGTGACGATATCCCCTTCCCGGCTGGCAAATTCCTCGTACACTATGTTGCGCTCGGCTTCCCGAATCCGCTGGACCACCACCTGTTTGGCCGTTTGGGCGGCTATCCGGCCGAAGTTTCGGGGGGTAACCTCTTTTTCAATCACATCCCCCACCTGATAGCGGGGATCGATTTTCCGGGCTTCCTCGAGGGAAATCTCCAGCCGGGGATCGGTCACTTCCTCCACCACCGTACGCTGGGAATAAACCTTGAAATCACCTGTCTGGCGGTCAACAATTACCCGAGCATTTTGCAGGGAACCGAAGTTGCGCCGGTACGCGGAAAGCAAGGCTGCCTCAAGGGCCTCGAAAAGGATCTCAGCCGAAATGCCTTTTTCTTTTTCCAGTTCCTTTACGGCTGCCAAAATTTCGGTATTCATCTCGCCTGCCTCCTAGAGCCAACTTGCCTTTAACCGTGCCGTTGCCACCTGGGAAAAGGGGATGCGCCGTTCCTGCCCGTCATCCAGGGTAAGCACCACCATCTGGTCCTCCAAACCCTCCAGGCGACCGGTGAACTTTCTTTGTCCATCCTGGGGGGTAAAGGTGGTGAGCTGCACCCGGTGCCCCGAGAAGCGCTCAAAATCAGCAGGCTTCTTTAATGGCCGCTCGATGCCGGGGGAAGAAACTTCCAGGTGATAGGAATGGGGTATGGGATCTGCCTCATCCAAGAGGGGATCCAGGCTTTCGGACACCGCCTGGCAGTCATCCAGCGTTACCCCCCCGGGCTTATCAATGAAAATGCGCAGGTACCAGCGTCCCCCCTCCTTCACATATTCCACGCCGACCAGCTCTAACCCCAAGCCGGTTACCAGCGGAGTGGCCAGTTCCTCCACTGTGGCCACAACCTTGTTTTTAACCACGGCTGTATCCTCCTCTTAAATCATTAAGGTTGTATCTGTATATTATAAGACGAAAGAGTGGGTGTTACCCACTCCTGTTACTGACAAAAGGCTACAGACATAAACCAAATGATAGTATACCACATAAAACAACGGCTGGCAAGGGTTTTAACTGTGCCGGTGTTCGACCCGGTACACCCCGGGCAAAGAGGCCAGCTTGTTCAGGATTAACACGCGGTTGACATGGGGGCGGAACTGAACGGTAATTTCCAGTAACTGGCGATCTCCATCACCCATTTTTTCGATTTCAATATTTTTAACAATAAGACCAAATTCATCCAGTAGGGCGCCCACCCTCTGAATATCTTCGGGGGCACTGGTCACCACAAGGTTCAATACGTCCTCCTGCTGTCTTTTGCGCACATAATCTTCAATGGCCCCCAGAATGACCAGGGCGAATAGAACCAGAACGGTACCCAGGGTAGCCGCCAGGTAAAACCCGCCCCCTGCCGCCAGACCGACACAGGCCACCACCCACAAACTGGCCGCGGTGGTCAGCCCGCGCACCAGGGGGCCTTCCCGCAGGATGGCTCCGGCACCAAGAAAACCAATGCCGCTGACCACCTGGGCGGCCACCCGGGCCGCATCACCCTTAAACTGGAAATGAAGGCCCTCCGATACCACCATGGCCAGGGCCGACCCCACACAAACCAGAATATGGGTGCGAAAGCCCGCTGAATAGGTGCGGATGGAAACGTACAGCCTTTCCCGTTCCAGGCCGATCATTCCCCCCAGAACGACCGCCAGCACCAACCGCAAGATAATTTCCTTTTCCGTTAACACAATCTATCCCCCCCCACCTTCAACACACCACTACTGTTCTAAAAAATAGCACTTGCCTGCCGTTTGCACGCGCTCGCCCTGGATAAATGTTCAATGACCCAGCTATGGTGCCGCGTTGTCCACGCTCGCTCCAGTGCTCCGCGCTGACAAAATGGTTTTTATCGCAAAAGCTAATAATTCTCGCCGCAGCGGCATCAGAAAAAGTCTGCATTACCTGAAATAAATCGATGCCGCTGCCATACTCGCTTCGGACCGGACTAGCGGCGCTGCAAAGGCGGCATGGCATTTGTACTTTACTGTCATCTTTTTGCCATTTCAGTTAAGTTACCTTTTCTAATGCTACATTTCGGTGCCGCTGGTTTCGCGCCGCAGTCCGGTTACCCTCGCTTTGCCGGGTGCTGTTACCAGCGCTCCGCAAGTCGCTCGCTTTGGACAACGCGGCACCGTGCCGATGGTAGCTGGGTCGCTTATGCAAAACGGCGGCCATTTTCATCCTGCTTGCTGGTGGCACTGAAAGCGTCATGGGTGTCTAATCCCTTGCCGCGGCCGGGAGATCCTGTTGTAAGATCCTTTGCATTAATTCCACTGCCTCCCGGGCGGCATGGGGCTTACCAAGACGCGTAGCCGCCGCCGACATATCCCAAAGACGCCTTTTATCTAAAAGACAGGACAGAATCTCCCGGCCCAAGTCCTGAACCCTGTTCACCTGTACCGCAGCACCGGCCCGGCAGAGATATTCGGTATTGCGCTCCTCCTGACCCGGCAGGGGATCTACAATAAATATAGGTAGGCCTTTTGCCAGAGCCTCGGCACAACTTAATCCGCCGGCCTTGCCCACCATGATATGGGACACCGACATAAGCTCGTGGATATTATCGATAAACCCAAAAACCCTGGTGGGGTGGCAGTTGGACTCGGCCAGCTGCAACAGCCGTTGCCGCAGCTGTTCATTGCGTCCGGCAACTACCAGCAGCTGGCAGGGTACGGAACCGTTCCCCAGGTATTGTACCGCTTCGGCTAGAGGGCCCAAACCTAGACCGCCTCCCATGACCAGCACGGTGGGGAGACAAGGGTCCAGGTTAAGCTTCTGCTGGATGCTCAAGCGATCCACCGGCCGGGCAAAGGCGGGGTCTATGGGGATCCCCGTTGCGTGCACCCGTTCCAGGGGAATGCCAAACTCCGCAAAGGGCTCCCTTAAGTCTTCGCTGGCCACCACGTAAGCATCCACCCCGGGAAAGATCCAGAAGGAATGGACGGTAAAATCGGTAATGGTGGCCATAACCGGCACCCGGAAAAGGCCCTGGCTTTTCAGCCGGTCCAAAATGCCCACGGGAAAGGGGTGGGTACAAACCACCAGCTGGGGGCGGGTTTGTTTCAAAAACTTAACCAGTTTAGGGGCGGTCAATTTGTTCAGGATGTGGTTGAATTCCTGCTTGGCAAATCCTGAAAGGGGTTGACCCCGTTCTGCCTGACGGTAAAGGTAGCCATAAACCACCGGGGTAATTTTGAGCATTTCCATGTAGGTGCCCAAAATCACCTTTTCTAAAAAAGGGCTGGTATACCGGAAGGTGTCCAGGACAATTACTTCTGCGGCCGGGTTGCTTTGTTGAATGGCCTCTCTTAAGGCATGAGCCGCCCGCATATGACCCGTGCCGGCCGTTACCGACAAAATGACCACCCGTTCAAGGATAGCCATAACCATCCCCTCTAAGCCAGAGCAATAAACTCCCGGACATGATCGGTAATCCGCTCTCGCGGCACCAGCCGGGTTTCCCCGCTAGCCCGGTAGCGCACCTCCAGTTCCCTTGTCTGGACTGCCTGGTTGCCCACAGTAATACGCAGGGGGTAACCCACCAGATCCGCATCCTTGAACTTTACCCCCGCCCGTTCGGGACGGTCGTCCAGGACCGCTTCTATCCCGTTGGCCTGCAGTTCCCGGTAAACCTCTTCGGCCAGGCCCATTTGTTGTTCATCCCTGTGGTTAACCGGAACCACCACTACATGGAAGGGAGCGATAGACACCGGCCAGATGATCCCGTTTTCATCGTGGTTTTGCTCCACGGCCGCTGCCATGGTCCTCGTTACGCCAATACCGTAACACCCCATGATTATGGTCCGGCTCTGGCCGTGCTCATCCAGGTAGGTGGCTCCCAAAACGCGGCTGTATTTGTCTCCCAGCTTGAAAATTTGTCCTACCTCAATACCGCGGGTTTCCATGAGGGGTGCGCCGCATTTGGGGCAGGGATCCCCGGCCCGCACCTCACGTATATCCGCCACCACCTGGGGAGTAAAATCGCGTCCCGGATTTACATTGACCAGGTGGGCATCATCCCGGTTGGCCCCGGCAACGGCATTAACCAGCAACATGACCTCCTCATCGGCTACCATCGGGACACCCTGCAGGCCCACCGGGCCGGCATAACCCACCGCGGCCCCGGTGATCCTTTCCACGGTGGCCGCATCGGCCAGCTCCAGGCGCAGCACGTCCAGGACCTTTTGCAGCTTAACCTCGTTAACTTCCCGGTCACCCCGCACCAGGGCGGCCACCACTCCCTTTTCGGTCTGGTAAAGAAGAGTTTTGATCAGGCGGCGGGCATCCACTCCCAGGTAACCGGTCACCTGTTCCACCGTGTGCATACCGGGAGTGTCCACCGTCTCCAGGGGCCGCGGCATTTCTTCACGGGTTACGCCATGCTGCCGTACCGGCGAAGTGGCCCGCTCCACATTGGCCGCATAACCACATGACTCATCCGGGCAAAAAACCACCAAAGCCTCCCCGGAATCGGCCAGCACCATAAATTCGTGGGTATCATTGCCGCCAATGGCGCCTGAATCGGCCTCCACCGGGCGAAACTTTAACCCGCAGCGGGTGAACACCCGGGTATAGGCCTCGTACATTTTTTGATAGCTTATTTCCAGGCCGGCTTCATCCCGGTCGAAGGAATAAAGATCCTTCATTATAAATTCCCGTCCCCGTAACAGGCCGAAACGGGGACGACGCTCATCCCGGTATTTATTCTGGATCTGGTATAGCAGCTGGGGCAGCTGGCGG
Coding sequences within it:
- a CDS encoding MgtC/SapB family protein gives rise to the protein MLTEKEIILRLVLAVVLGGMIGLERERLYVSIRTYSAGFRTHILVCVGSALAMVVSEGLHFQFKGDAARVAAQVVSGIGFLGAGAILREGPLVRGLTTAASLWVVACVGLAAGGGFYLAATLGTVLVLFALVILGAIEDYVRKRQQEDVLNLVVTSAPEDIQRVGALLDEFGLIVKNIEIEKMGDGDRQLLEITVQFRPHVNRVLILNKLASLPGVYRVEHRHS
- the rimP gene encoding ribosome maturation factor RimP — protein: MVKNKVVATVEELATPLVTGLGLELVGVEYVKEGGRWYLRIFIDKPGGVTLDDCQAVSESLDPLLDEADPIPHSYHLEVSSPGIERPLKKPADFERFSGHRVQLTTFTPQDGQRKFTGRLEGLEDQMVVLTLDDGQERRIPFSQVATARLKASWL
- the nusA gene encoding transcription termination factor NusA, which codes for MNTEILAAVKELEKEKGISAEILFEALEAALLSAYRRNFGSLQNARVIVDRQTGDFKVYSQRTVVEEVTDPRLEISLEEARKIDPRYQVGDVIEKEVTPRNFGRIAAQTAKQVVVQRIREAERNIVYEEFASREGDIVTGIIQRVEQKNVYISLGRTEAILTPPEQMPGEEYRSGNRIKTYVVEVRKTTKGPQILVSRTHPGLLKRLLELEVPELQEGLVELKAIAREAGYRSKIAVYSREEKVDPVGACVGPKGVRIQAIVNELNGEKIDVIKWNPDPSKFVAAALSPAKVVAVEIWEEEKIARVIVPDYQLSLAIGKEGQNARLAAKLTGWKIDIKSESQMQEIYAQEYREYYGDDTVL
- a CDS encoding MGDG synthase family glycosyltransferase, which codes for MAILERVVILSVTAGTGHMRAAHALREAIQQSNPAAEVIVLDTFRYTSPFLEKVILGTYMEMLKITPVVYGYLYRQAERGQPLSGFAKQEFNHILNKLTAPKLVKFLKQTRPQLVVCTHPFPVGILDRLKSQGLFRVPVMATITDFTVHSFWIFPGVDAYVVASEDLREPFAEFGIPLERVHATGIPIDPAFARPVDRLSIQQKLNLDPCLPTVLVMGGGLGLGPLAEAVQYLGNGSVPCQLLVVAGRNEQLRQRLLQLAESNCHPTRVFGFIDNIHELMSVSHIMVGKAGGLSCAEALAKGLPIFIVDPLPGQEERNTEYLCRAGAAVQVNRVQDLGREILSCLLDKRRLWDMSAAATRLGKPHAAREAVELMQRILQQDLPAAARD
- a CDS encoding proline--tRNA ligase — protein: MRVSQLFLPTLREVPAEAEVVSHQLLLRAGFIRKAAAGVYTFLPLAWRVIKKIEQIIREEMDRQGGQEIMMPIIQPAELWQESGRWDVYGPELFRLKDRHGRDFCLGPTHEEIITALVRQEVNSYRQLPQLLYQIQNKYRDERRPRFGLLRGREFIMKDLYSFDRDEAGLEISYQKMYEAYTRVFTRCGLKFRPVEADSGAIGGNDTHEFMVLADSGEALVVFCPDESCGYAANVERATSPVRQHGVTREEMPRPLETVDTPGMHTVEQVTGYLGVDARRLIKTLLYQTEKGVVAALVRGDREVNEVKLQKVLDVLRLELADAATVERITGAAVGYAGPVGLQGVPMVADEEVMLLVNAVAGANRDDAHLVNVNPGRDFTPQVVADIREVRAGDPCPKCGAPLMETRGIEVGQIFKLGDKYSRVLGATYLDEHGQSRTIIMGCYGIGVTRTMAAAVEQNHDENGIIWPVSIAPFHVVVVPVNHRDEQQMGLAEEVYRELQANGIEAVLDDRPERAGVKFKDADLVGYPLRITVGNQAVQTRELEVRYRASGETRLVPRERITDHVREFIALA
- the rnpM gene encoding RNase P modulator RnpM; amino-acid sequence: MPRVKKVPLRMCVGCQEMRPKKELIRVVRTPQDTVEIDPTGKRSGRGAYICPRRECLQKAVKGKRLEKALQRPVAPEIIQSLAEGLQE